Proteins found in one Artemia franciscana chromosome 13, ASM3288406v1, whole genome shotgun sequence genomic segment:
- the LOC136034409 gene encoding molybdate-anion transporter-like — protein sequence MKEFILSVLGILAAASGILQYISSRTKAAAVVSTNPDFLKFRQLFLGPYLLSILGDWLQGPYVYRLYSQYGFDPGQIAFLYVIGFAASALCGTFAGPLADRFGRKRACIVFCMLYSVCCLTKLSPDFYWLAFGRICGGISTSILFSAFEAWYVCHHMDTGFPSEWISSTFSMATFWNGVLAILAGILADVGAEWLEFGPVAPFMTAVPFLVMAGVLMATNWQENFGSTQTNIGRSCAEGLRVIFSNEIILFLGVVQSMFESVMYIFVFIWTPVLDASNERWPLGLVFSSFMVCIMLGSSFHSLLMSKGFRPQYLLHICIITAFCSMLVCSYTTDPSAPMPVASYLAFLVLEVAIGLYFPSIGYLRSQVIPESLRANIMNWFRLPLNVITCCVLLWLHRQEDSPNGAKSTSSGDHFVFLLCAIMSAIGVMGSYAFSNRFQDKRSFAESEKTALDENA from the coding sequence ATGAAGGAATTCATCTTGTCAGTACTTGGTATATTGGCCGCAGCATCAGGGATATTACAGTACATATCTTCAAGGACGAAAGCAGCTGCTGTGGTTTCTACAAATCCAGACTTTCTAAAATTTCGACAGTTGTTTTTGGGACCATATCTGCTTTCAATCCTGGGAGATTGGCTGCAAGGGCCTTATGTATACCGTTTATACAGTCAGTATGGTTTTGACCCTGGACAAATAGCTTTTCTATATGTGATTGGGTTCGCAGCCAGTGCGTTATGCGGAACTTTTGCTGGTCCTTTAGCTGACCGATTTGGTCGAAAACGGGCATGTATTGTATTTTGCATGCTTTATTCAGTTTGTTGTCTCACGAAATTGAGCCCTGATTTTTATTGGTTAGCATTTGGAAGGATTTGTGGGGGCATTTCGACATcgattttattttctgcatttGAAGCCTGGTATGTCTGCCACCATATGGATACTGGCTTTCCTTCTGAATGGATTTCAAGCACCTTTTCAATGGCAACATTTTGGAATGGTGTTCTTGCCATTTTGGCTGGGATTTTAGCAGATGTTGGTGCCGAGTGGTTGGAATTTGGGCCAGTTGCACCATTTATGACCGCTGTTCCATTTTTAGTGATGGCTGGTGTTTTAATGGCCACAAATTGGCAAGAAAATTTTGGCAGTACACAAACAAATATCGGGAGAAGTTGTGCTGAAGGACTCAgggttattttttcaaatgagattattctttttttgggtgTTGTGCAGTCAATGTTTGAATCTGTGATGTACATCTTTGTTTTTATATGGACCCCAGTCTTGGATGCAAGTAACGAAAGATGGCCATTAGGCCTTGTGTTTTCTTCATTTATGGTGTGCATTATGCTCGGATCTTCTTTTCATAGTCTACTTATGTCAAAAGGCTTTAGGCCTCAATACTTACTTCACATCTGTATTATAACAGCTTTTTGCAGTATGTTAGTATGTTCTTATACTACTGACCCGTCTGCACCAATGCCTGTTGCAagttatttagcttttttagtccTTGAAGTTGCTATAGGGCTTTACTTTCCCAGTATTGGATACTTAAGAAGTCAAGTTATACCTGAGTCATTGCGCGCTAATATAATGAATTGGTTTAGACTGCCGTTAAATGTCATAACCTGTTGCGTGCTCTTATGGTTACACAGGCAGGAGGATTCTCCAAATGGAGCAAAAAGCACTAGTTCTGGAgatcattttgtatttttattatgtgctATAATGAGTGCCATTGGTGTTATGGGAAGCTATGCTTTTTCTAATAGATTTCAGGATAAACGCTCTTTCGCAGAATCCGAAAAAACTGCTCTTGATGaaaatgcttaa